Proteins from one Erysipelothrix larvae genomic window:
- the glmS gene encoding glutamine--fructose-6-phosphate transaminase (isomerizing): MCGIIGYVGSRNAVDVLIDGLTHLAYRGYDSCGIAVFSDGNLQTQKATGKINNLIPLTKSIKNASIGIGHTRWATHGKPTQENAHPHGKSKITLVHNGIIENYSELKEDLLNKGYSFKSETDTEVCAVLLESLLETHVMLDAIKELHKKIEGSYAIAILDKSDQDTIYCIRKGSPLIIGVGQNETFIASDMSALLDYTKSYYILEDDEMAIIQSNTQVFYDLASFIPIYKEVQEADWSLTAVNKGEFETYMLKEIHDQPEVLKTTFSQELKLDDAFLQDINDIHIVACGTAMHAGLVAKQWIEKYARKRVYVEVASEFRYMDPILDKDDLVIVVSQSGETADSLASLRLANNHDIKTLAVVNVYGSSIQREASRYIMTYAGTEIAVASTKAYIAQLATLYQLTQKLTNNAMKDANTVIPFVESLIHNSQEIHQIAKEYLAVTDAFFIGRGLDYAIALEGSLKLKEISYIHAESYPAGELKHGTISLITDDVLTVALVTQSQVFDKMLSNVQEVRARNSKMILIAPEHLAADESLYDHRINIPHVDDDLMPFVAAIPLQLLAYSSSSLRGCDVDQPRNLAKSVTVE; the protein is encoded by the coding sequence GTCTAACGCATTTGGCTTATCGCGGCTACGATTCATGTGGAATCGCAGTTTTTAGTGACGGCAATTTGCAGACCCAAAAAGCAACAGGGAAAATTAACAATCTTATACCATTAACAAAATCAATAAAAAATGCATCAATCGGTATTGGTCATACACGTTGGGCTACTCATGGGAAACCCACTCAAGAAAATGCCCATCCGCATGGTAAATCAAAAATTACACTCGTTCATAATGGTATTATCGAAAACTATAGTGAACTCAAAGAAGATCTACTAAACAAAGGCTATTCATTCAAATCTGAAACAGATACAGAAGTATGTGCAGTCTTGCTTGAATCCTTATTAGAAACACATGTAATGCTCGATGCAATAAAAGAACTTCACAAAAAAATAGAAGGATCTTATGCAATAGCGATTCTAGATAAATCGGATCAAGATACAATATATTGCATCCGTAAAGGAAGTCCGTTGATTATCGGTGTTGGGCAAAATGAAACGTTCATTGCATCGGATATGTCTGCACTTCTGGATTATACGAAATCTTATTACATCCTAGAAGACGATGAAATGGCAATTATTCAATCAAATACACAAGTATTCTATGACCTCGCATCATTCATCCCGATTTATAAGGAAGTTCAAGAGGCAGATTGGAGCCTAACAGCCGTAAATAAAGGTGAATTCGAAACATATATGCTAAAAGAAATTCACGATCAACCAGAAGTCTTAAAAACGACTTTTAGCCAAGAATTGAAGTTGGATGATGCATTCCTTCAAGATATCAATGACATCCATATCGTCGCATGTGGAACTGCAATGCATGCTGGGTTGGTTGCGAAACAATGGATTGAAAAATATGCACGTAAACGTGTCTATGTTGAAGTCGCAAGTGAATTCCGTTATATGGACCCTATTTTAGACAAAGACGATCTTGTAATCGTCGTATCACAATCGGGGGAAACAGCGGATTCATTAGCATCCTTAAGACTTGCTAACAATCACGATATCAAAACCCTCGCAGTTGTGAATGTCTATGGATCATCCATTCAACGTGAAGCATCACGGTATATCATGACCTATGCGGGAACTGAAATAGCAGTTGCAAGCACCAAAGCATACATAGCTCAACTTGCAACACTCTATCAATTAACTCAAAAACTAACAAACAACGCGATGAAAGATGCAAATACAGTCATTCCTTTTGTTGAATCATTGATCCATAACAGTCAAGAAATTCATCAAATTGCGAAAGAATATCTTGCTGTAACAGATGCATTCTTTATTGGACGTGGTCTTGATTATGCAATCGCCCTTGAAGGGTCATTGAAATTAAAAGAGATCTCTTACATCCATGCAGAAAGTTACCCAGCAGGAGAACTAAAACATGGAACCATCTCACTTATTACTGACGACGTTCTAACCGTCGCCCTTGTGACACAATCACAAGTATTCGATAAAATGCTCAGCAATGTGCAGGAAGTACGTGCAAGAAATTCTAAAATGATTCTTATTGCACCCGAACATTTAGCTGCGGATGAATCGTTATATGATCATCGAATCAACATCCCTCATGTTGACGATGATTTGATGCCTTTTGTGGCAGCGATACCGCTTCAACTCCTCGCTTATAGTTCAAGTTCCCTCAGAGGTTGTGATGTTGATCAACCTAGAAATCTTGCGAAATCTGTAACTGTTGAGTAA